One genomic segment of Anaerosporomusa subterranea includes these proteins:
- a CDS encoding adenylosuccinate synthase, translating into MSSVVVMGTQWGDEGKGKIVDYLAEKADVVVRYQGGSNAGHTVVVNGQEFKLRLLPSGILYNGKMCIVGNGVVVDPQVMLEEIQGMKAKGVDASGLKISNRAHVVMPYHRLLDEAEEKYRGDNKIGTTKRGIGPCYMDQNARTGIRVVDLMDEEEFSEKLKINIAAKNHLLQAVYGLEGFDYEAVKQEYLAYAEELRPYVTDTMCVLNEALDAGAKVLFEGAQATMLDLDHGTYPYVTSSHPIAGGVCVGAGIGPTRINTVVGVVKAYTTRVGEGPFPTELLDADGDYIRNQGREFGTVTGRPRRCGWLDAAVVRYAGLLSGINYMAITRLDILDQMKTLKICTGYKYKGQLLKEFPASLKVLGQVEPIYQELPGWEQPISGIKRYEDLPVNARRYVEAISEATGIKIGIVSVGPGREQTIILKDMF; encoded by the coding sequence ATGTCATCAGTAGTTGTTATGGGCACCCAGTGGGGTGATGAGGGAAAAGGCAAAATCGTTGATTACTTGGCGGAAAAAGCCGATGTTGTTGTACGTTATCAAGGCGGCAGTAATGCTGGGCATACTGTAGTGGTGAATGGGCAAGAGTTTAAGCTACGTCTTTTGCCGTCAGGCATACTTTATAATGGCAAGATGTGTATTGTCGGTAATGGCGTGGTTGTTGATCCGCAAGTTATGCTAGAAGAGATTCAGGGCATGAAAGCCAAGGGTGTTGATGCCTCTGGACTAAAGATTTCTAATCGAGCCCATGTCGTTATGCCATATCATCGCTTGCTGGACGAGGCAGAAGAAAAATATCGTGGTGACAACAAGATTGGTACCACTAAGCGCGGCATTGGGCCTTGCTATATGGATCAAAATGCTCGTACCGGTATTCGCGTCGTTGATCTGATGGATGAGGAAGAGTTTTCGGAAAAATTGAAAATCAACATTGCGGCAAAGAATCATCTGCTGCAGGCAGTATATGGCTTGGAAGGCTTTGATTACGAAGCTGTGAAGCAAGAATATCTCGCCTATGCTGAAGAACTTCGCCCCTATGTCACTGATACGATGTGCGTGTTGAATGAAGCCCTCGACGCTGGTGCAAAAGTGCTGTTCGAAGGTGCTCAGGCGACCATGCTCGACTTAGATCATGGCACTTATCCCTATGTAACATCATCACACCCCATTGCCGGTGGTGTTTGCGTTGGCGCAGGTATAGGCCCAACCCGTATTAATACCGTTGTCGGTGTTGTCAAAGCTTACACGACTAGAGTAGGTGAAGGACCATTTCCGACAGAGCTTCTCGATGCGGATGGTGACTATATTCGCAACCAGGGTCGTGAATTCGGCACTGTTACCGGGCGGCCGCGCCGCTGCGGTTGGCTAGATGCTGCTGTTGTTCGCTATGCAGGTCTGCTTAGCGGCATCAATTATATGGCGATTACACGCTTAGACATCCTCGATCAAATGAAAACCTTGAAGATTTGCACTGGCTATAAATATAAAGGACAATTGTTGAAGGAGTTCCCTGCCAGCCTAAAAGTATTAGGCCAGGTTGAGCCCATATATCAGGAACTTCCTGGTTGGGAACAGCCGATTTCGGGCATTAAGCGCTATGAGGATCTTCCTGTCAACGCTCGTCGCTATGTTGAAGCAATCAGTGAAGCAACCGGCATTAAAATTGGCATCGTCTCGGTCGGCCCCGGTCGGGAACAGACGATCATCTTGAAGGATATGTTTTAA